A genomic segment from Nitrospira sp. encodes:
- a CDS encoding NADH-ubiquinone oxidoreductase chain G: MPDSKPDTVRLTIDGTTIAVPKGTLVIEAARRVGVMIPHFCYHPKLKPDANCRMCLVEVEKMPKLQTACSTPVAEGMVVRTATTVVDDAHKSVLEFILANHPLDCPVCDQGGRCDLQDFSHQYTPTTSRFIETKRIFQKEYFSPLIETQMNRCVQCLRCVRYCDEIMDVKALAPVGRGTMTEIKHFGPHQLDCEFCGGCVQICPVGAITSRLSMYEYRPWMLKRADTICTYCGDGCRITVQTKDNQLIEVNSSHGAGRNNGDLCARGYFGFHATSHPDRLTHPLIRRDGTLTEATWEDALEYVAEQATRLKLAHGPDTFGGLITSRCTNEDLYVFQKFMRQVIGTNQIDSSARYGHLNGVQALRRVQGTHRWTIAFEDIVAADTLLLVGTNITETSPITGLKVKEAVKKRQARLITVETLQLAIDTLSNIVNLAAQHFPTHPTQFGNSVIGLIKAVIEGNLVDAVVAQEAPAFVQRLTEALQGIAWEGLEAATGQTRSQWVEAAQTLAASKRLVILVGNGVLRHPGGQGTVTNLLDLLILLGKLDSPGCGVAPLAEENNDQGAVEMGTVAEFFPGPAPVNDQAARERIATVWREELPRAPGASLTQMLAAADRGTLKALFVVGENPAGTLPVAANAKEALAKLDLLVCQELFLTETAAMAHVVLPACSYMEKNGTFTNSEGHVQAVRQAIDPVGDSRPDWEMFSVLSVLMGSPLEYGEAREILKEIRSVIPGYGLLGPTPTQPKVDKARLHHYLAEGFSADLATRYGLASSPHTGANTFTMLFVQTLFHSGKFSTRSKGLLQLQQDGFLSINPEDANRLGLAEGGQVRVSNPRGSVTTTVKIRARVPVGVVWFPEHFDGEAKQLADWTIDPQTQIPYFKLAQVSLAKVS, from the coding sequence ATGCCCGATTCCAAACCAGACACTGTCCGCCTGACCATCGACGGCACCACGATCGCGGTTCCCAAGGGGACGCTCGTGATCGAAGCGGCGCGGCGCGTCGGCGTGATGATTCCGCACTTTTGCTACCACCCGAAGCTGAAGCCGGACGCCAACTGCCGGATGTGTCTGGTCGAAGTCGAGAAGATGCCGAAGCTCCAAACCGCCTGCAGCACGCCGGTCGCCGAAGGAATGGTCGTCCGCACCGCCACCACGGTGGTGGATGACGCCCACAAGTCGGTGCTGGAATTCATCCTGGCCAACCATCCGCTCGATTGTCCGGTGTGCGACCAAGGCGGTCGTTGCGACCTGCAGGACTTCTCGCACCAATACACCCCCACGACCAGCCGCTTCATCGAGACCAAACGGATTTTCCAGAAAGAGTACTTCAGCCCGCTCATTGAAACGCAGATGAATCGCTGCGTGCAGTGCCTCCGCTGCGTCCGTTATTGCGACGAAATCATGGACGTCAAGGCGCTGGCCCCCGTCGGCCGCGGCACCATGACCGAGATCAAACACTTCGGCCCGCATCAGCTCGACTGCGAATTCTGCGGCGGCTGCGTGCAGATCTGTCCTGTCGGCGCCATCACCAGCCGGCTGTCGATGTATGAATATCGGCCCTGGATGCTCAAGCGGGCCGACACCATCTGCACTTACTGCGGCGATGGCTGCCGCATCACCGTCCAGACGAAGGACAATCAGCTCATCGAAGTCAATTCATCCCATGGCGCCGGACGGAACAACGGCGACCTCTGCGCCCGTGGCTACTTCGGCTTCCATGCCACCAGCCACCCCGACCGCCTCACACATCCTCTGATTCGGCGTGACGGCACATTGACCGAGGCCACCTGGGAAGATGCATTGGAATATGTCGCCGAACAGGCCACCCGCCTGAAACTGGCCCACGGCCCTGATACGTTCGGAGGCCTCATCACGTCTCGCTGCACGAACGAAGATCTGTATGTGTTCCAAAAATTCATGCGACAGGTGATCGGGACCAACCAGATCGACAGCAGCGCACGATACGGCCACCTGAACGGCGTGCAAGCCCTGCGCCGAGTCCAAGGCACCCACCGATGGACCATCGCCTTCGAGGACATCGTCGCCGCCGATACCTTGCTCCTGGTCGGTACCAACATAACCGAGACCAGCCCGATCACCGGGCTCAAGGTCAAGGAAGCGGTCAAGAAACGGCAGGCTCGGTTGATCACGGTGGAAACCCTGCAGCTGGCTATCGACACCCTGAGCAATATCGTCAACCTGGCCGCGCAGCATTTCCCGACTCATCCGACGCAATTCGGAAACAGCGTCATTGGACTGATCAAGGCCGTCATCGAAGGGAACCTGGTCGATGCCGTCGTCGCCCAGGAGGCCCCGGCCTTCGTGCAGCGCCTTACCGAGGCCCTTCAGGGCATCGCCTGGGAAGGTTTGGAAGCAGCCACCGGTCAGACACGTTCACAGTGGGTGGAGGCCGCGCAGACCCTGGCCGCGTCGAAGCGATTGGTCATTCTGGTCGGAAACGGCGTGCTGCGGCATCCCGGCGGACAGGGTACGGTCACGAATCTCCTGGATTTGCTGATCCTACTCGGAAAACTCGACAGTCCTGGTTGCGGAGTCGCTCCGCTGGCCGAAGAAAACAACGATCAAGGCGCCGTTGAGATGGGTACCGTGGCGGAATTTTTCCCAGGCCCTGCTCCCGTCAACGACCAGGCCGCCCGCGAACGTATCGCGACCGTATGGCGAGAAGAATTGCCGCGCGCGCCCGGTGCCTCTCTGACTCAGATGCTTGCCGCTGCCGACAGAGGCACGCTCAAGGCCCTGTTCGTGGTCGGAGAAAACCCGGCTGGCACGTTGCCCGTAGCGGCCAACGCCAAGGAAGCCCTGGCCAAATTGGATCTGTTGGTCTGTCAGGAACTGTTCCTCACCGAAACCGCGGCCATGGCCCACGTAGTCCTACCTGCCTGTTCATACATGGAAAAGAACGGCACCTTCACGAATTCCGAAGGGCATGTCCAAGCAGTCCGGCAGGCGATCGATCCGGTTGGTGACAGCCGTCCCGACTGGGAAATGTTCTCGGTCCTTTCGGTCCTGATGGGCTCACCCCTCGAATACGGAGAGGCGCGGGAAATCCTGAAGGAGATCCGGAGCGTCATTCCCGGTTATGGCCTGCTGGGGCCGACGCCGACTCAACCGAAAGTGGACAAGGCCAGGTTGCACCACTACTTGGCGGAAGGTTTTTCGGCGGATCTGGCAACACGCTACGGCCTCGCTTCCTCTCCGCATACCGGCGCCAACACCTTCACGATGCTGTTCGTCCAAACACTGTTCCACTCCGGAAAGTTCTCGACCCGTTCCAAGGGCCTGCTCCAATTGCAGCAGGATGGGTTTCTGTCGATCAACCCGGAGGACGCGAACAGACTGGGGCTGGCGGAGGGTGGGCAGGTGCGGGTTTCGAACCCACGTGGATCGGTGACCACGACAGTGAAGATACGCGCGCGTGTGCCTGTCGGTGTCGTATGGTTTCCCGAACATTTCGACGGCGAAGCCAAACAACTCGCCGACTGGACGATTGATCCGCAGACTCAAATCCCCTATTTTAAGCTCGCGCAGGTATCTCTCGCGAAGGTCTCGTAG